A genomic segment from Gadus morhua chromosome 4, gadMor3.0, whole genome shotgun sequence encodes:
- the c4h5orf63 gene encoding glutaredoxin-like protein C5orf63 homolog isoform X1, translated as MISSFRKVSWFIVSGNVLMFLDRKSSNLRMNCLFTQRVTSGLRRIPVVLLQRSSSQKQLPTLTLYTKDPCPLCDDAKETLKPYKHRFLFQTVDITLPENKTWYKKYKYDIPVFHFNGQFLMMHRVDTGLLEQHLTKAEKE; from the exons ATGATTTCGTCTTTTCGCAAGGTCAGTTGGTTTATCGTCTCCGGTAACGTGCTCATGTTTCTTGATCGGAAGTCAAGTAATCTTAG AATGAATTGTTTATTTACGCAAAGAGTAACGAGTGGGCTGAGAAGGATACCAGTGGTTCTGCTTCAAAGATCATCCTCCCAGAAGCAATTGCCAACTTTGACTCTCTACACAAag GATCCTTGCCCTCTTTGTGATGACGCTAAAGAAACACTTAAACCATATAAGCACAGG TTTCTGTTTCAGACGGTAGATATCACATTGCCAGAGAACAAAACATGGTATAAGAAGTACAAATATGATATTCCGGTATTCCATTTTAACGGACAATTCCTGATGATGCATCGAGTTGACACTGGACTACTGGAACAACACTTGACTAAAGCAGAGAAAGAATAG
- the c4h5orf63 gene encoding glutaredoxin-like protein C5orf63 homolog isoform X3, whose protein sequence is MNCLFTQRVTSGLRRIPVVLLQRSSSQKQLPTLTLYTKDPCPLCDDAKETLKPYKHRFLFQTVDITLPENKTWYKKYKYDIPVFHFNGQFLMMHRVDTGLLEQHLTKAEKE, encoded by the exons ATGAATTGTTTATTTACGCAAAGAGTAACGAGTGGGCTGAGAAGGATACCAGTGGTTCTGCTTCAAAGATCATCCTCCCAGAAGCAATTGCCAACTTTGACTCTCTACACAAag GATCCTTGCCCTCTTTGTGATGACGCTAAAGAAACACTTAAACCATATAAGCACAGG TTTCTGTTTCAGACGGTAGATATCACATTGCCAGAGAACAAAACATGGTATAAGAAGTACAAATATGATATTCCGGTATTCCATTTTAACGGACAATTCCTGATGATGCATCGAGTTGACACTGGACTACTGGAACAACACTTGACTAAAGCAGAGAAAGAATAG
- the c4h5orf63 gene encoding glutaredoxin-like protein C5orf63 homolog isoform X2, with the protein MCLLGHFNLCYDFVFSQDRMNCLFTQRVTSGLRRIPVVLLQRSSSQKQLPTLTLYTKDPCPLCDDAKETLKPYKHRFLFQTVDITLPENKTWYKKYKYDIPVFHFNGQFLMMHRVDTGLLEQHLTKAEKE; encoded by the exons ATGTGCTTACTGGGCCACTTTAACCTGTGTTATGATTTCGTCTTTTCGCAAG ATAGAATGAATTGTTTATTTACGCAAAGAGTAACGAGTGGGCTGAGAAGGATACCAGTGGTTCTGCTTCAAAGATCATCCTCCCAGAAGCAATTGCCAACTTTGACTCTCTACACAAag GATCCTTGCCCTCTTTGTGATGACGCTAAAGAAACACTTAAACCATATAAGCACAGG TTTCTGTTTCAGACGGTAGATATCACATTGCCAGAGAACAAAACATGGTATAAGAAGTACAAATATGATATTCCGGTATTCCATTTTAACGGACAATTCCTGATGATGCATCGAGTTGACACTGGACTACTGGAACAACACTTGACTAAAGCAGAGAAAGAATAG